A stretch of the Lolium perenne isolate Kyuss_39 chromosome 3, Kyuss_2.0, whole genome shotgun sequence genome encodes the following:
- the LOC139837969 gene encoding uncharacterized protein yields the protein MSSLVGIPPPVIQGRQLYKEHDTEAWLIKTFIPGSDDDLDDPGMTYSDIYPDWENSVEIAIQGAIARIRHKFHRKIPPTSPYYQFGERAGDGTPLRRMGARNESVCRNYMIEREFVSANSEMLLKRQTTLVTEARETLQYANARNMQMEAALLAIDDKRLALEERIALLEDPVKLEEKIIISDNWAKAVQKTITLMLENRAIETKEHDEMKKENDALKMENKLLKETIEELSAGKEEEDPQERLMFNSDGEVEQVAEEKKRKKKRKTSQESYPLACYGAIKRPDDWLRSANKDLVTCECTEAEKIRFTAHLLEGPAAMWWETYQLTHPLDDLDWETFKEGFRTAHISSGIMNLKRDEFRSLRQGGRTLKEYMDDFCTLARYAPEDFDTDAKRKEKFLNGLKGELKIPLSVAYAPSYQSLLDQAITLDNNIKKEENRKRKFSNKSHTEPFHKKHHFFDGNGSHSSHRHNGHFNKGNGNNFNGHKFNGGSRGNHSNGNHSGNNGRHNGGNAHPNGNNGQHRHNSKDLSHITCYKCKKTGHFSTDCPENKSAEATKANSFQKGQVNHLNVEEVMNEPDAVMGMPPDRDVEFLIELLPGTGPIAKRPYPMSTDELKELKKQLKDQLGKGFIRESSSPWGAPVLFVEKKDKSQRLVMDYRSLNELKIREHDIPKTAFVTRYGSYEYTVMPFGLTNAPSYFMNMMNKVFMEFIDNEVGFLGHIISKEGIVVDPSKVAAVTEWEPPKNVGEIRSFLGLAGYYRRFIENFSKIAKPMTELLKKEKKFVWTEACEASFQELKKRLVSAPILCLPYLEKEFQVYCDASHQGLGSVLMQEGKVASYASRQLKKHEINYPTHDLELASVVHALKTWRHYLMGKRCEEAHETPYSIHPGNTKMYMGLKERFWWNNMKRDIAEYIAKCDVCSRVKAEHQKPAGLLQPLKVPEWKWDQIGMDFITGLPRTKSGYDSIWVIVDRLTKVAHFMPMKTTYTSAKLADIYMKRIVCLHGVPNSIVSDRGTQFTSHFWKQLHEFLGTRLEFSTAFHPQTDGQTERVNQILEDMLRACVIDYGTSWDDSLPYAEFSYNNSYQASIEMSPFEALYGRKCTTPLLWSGVGERSFFGPDIIQEAEEKVRLIMDRLKVA from the exons atgtCATCACTAGTTGGGATACCACCTCCGGTCATCCAGGGCAGACAGCTGTACAAGGAACATGACACAGAGGCTTGGTTGATCAAGACCTTTATTCCGGGAAGTGATGATGACCTTGATGACCCGGGCATGACATATTCTGACATCTACCCTGATTGGGAGAATTCTGTGGAGATCGCCATCCAGGGCGCCATCGCCCGCATCCGCCACAAGTTCCACCGTAAGATTCCCCCGACGTCGCCTTACTATCAATTCGGTGAGCGTGCAGGAGATGGTACCCCACTCCGCCGCATGGGTGCTCGGAATGAATCGGTTTGTCGCAACTATATGATCGAGAGGGAGTTTGTGTCCGCTAACTCCGAGATGCTGCTGAAGAGGCAAACCACCTTGGTGACTGAAGCCAGGGAGACGCTTCAATATGCCAACGCCAGAAATATGCAGATGGAAGCAGCTCTATTGGCCATAGATGACAAGAGACTGGCGCTAGAAGAGCGCATCGCCCTTCTGGAGGATCCAGTGAAGCTGGAAGAGAAGATAATCATTAGCGACAACTGGGCGAAGGCAGTCCAGAAGACAATAACGCTGATGCTGGAGAACAGGGCTATTGAAACTAAGGAGCATGATGAGATGAAGAAGGAGAATGACGCTTTGAAGATGGAGAACAAGCTTCTGAAGGAAACAATTGAAGAACTCTCGGCTGGGAAAGAGGAAGAAGATCCTCAAGAGAGGCTCATGTTTAACTCCGATGGTGAAGTAGAGCAAGTTGCGgaagagaagaagaggaagaagaagaggaagaccagCCAGGAGTCCTACCCCTTAGCATGCTATGGAGCGATCAAGAGAC CTGATGACTGGCTGCGCTCTGCCAACAAGGACTTAGTCACCTGTGAGTGCACGGAGGCTGAGAAGATTAGGTTCACCGCTCACTTGCTGGAAGGACCTGCTGCGATGTGGTGGGAGACTTATCAACTCACCCATCCCCTAGATGACCTGGACTGGGAAACCTTCAAAGAGGGATTCCGCACTGCCCACATCTCCTCGGGCATTATGAATCTCAAGAGAGATGAATTCCGCAGTCTGAGACAGGGAGGGAGAACCCTGAAGGAATACATGGATGACTTCTGTACCTtggcgaggtatgcccctgaggaCTTTGACACAGATgctaagaggaaggagaagttccTCAATGGACTTAAGGGTGAATTGAAGATTCCATTGTCGGTAGCTTACGCACCCAGTTACCAGTCCCTACTTGATCAAGCCATCACCTTGGACAACAATATCAAGAAGGAGGAGAACCGCAAGAGGAAGTTTAGCAATAAGAGTCACACTGAGCCATTCCACAAGAAGCACCATTTTTTTGATGGGAATGGAAGTCATAGCTCACACAGGCATAACGGTCATTTCAACAAGGGGAATGGCAACAATTTCAATGGTCACAAGTTCAATGGAGGATCCAGGGGAAATCATTCCAATGGGAATCACAGTGGAAACAATGGCCGTCACAATGGGGGTAACGCACACCCCAATGGAAATAATGGCCAGCACCGACACAATTCAAAAGACTTGTCCCATATTACCTGCTACAAGTGTAAGAAGACTGGGCACTTTTCCACTGATTGCCCGGAGAATAAGTCCGCTGAAGCTACCAAAGCAAATTCATTCCAGAAGGGACAGGTGAACCATCTCAACGTGGAGGAAGTGATGAATGAACCTGACGCTGTGATGG GAATGCCTCCTGATAGAGATGTGGAATTCCTTATAGAACTGCTTCCGGGCACAGGCCCTATAGCAAAGAGACCTTACCCTATGTCTACTGATGAGTTGAAGGAACTCAAGAAACAGCTGAAGGATCAGTTAGGAAAAGGTTTCATTAGGGAGAGTTCATCGCCGTGGGGAGCGCCTGTTCTGTTTGTTGAGAAGAAGGACAAAAGCCAGCGTTTGGTTATGGATTACCGTTCGCTAAATGAG CTCAAGATTAGGGAGCATGACATCCCCAAGACAGCATTTGTCACTAGATATGGTTCGTATGAGTATACGGTGATGCCGTTCGGCTTAACCAATGCCCCCTCATACTTCATGAATATGATGAACAAAGTGTTCATGGAATTCATTGACAA TGAAGTAGGATTTCTCGGACACATCATATCCAAGGAAGGGATTGTTGTTGATCCATCCAAGGTAGCAGCTGTGACAGAATGGGAACCACCCAAGAACGTTGGTGAAATTCGTAGCTTTCTGGGATTGGCAGGATACTATAGGAGGTTcattgagaatttctccaagatagcaAAACCGATGACTGAGTtgctgaagaaggagaagaagtttGTTTGGACTGAAGCATGTGAAGCTAGTTTTCAGGAATTGAAGAAGAGATTGGTGTCTGCACCGATCCTGTGTTTACCATATTTGGAGAAGGAGTTCcaagtgtactgtgacgcatctcaCCAAGGTCTTGgaagtgtgttgatgcaagaaggcaaggtagcATCTTATGCTTCTAGGCAACTCAAGAAACATGAAATCAATTACCCCACCCATGATTTAGAGTTAGCTTCAGTGGTTCATGCACTGAAGACCTGGAGACACTATTTGATGGGGAAACGATGTGAG GAAGCTCATGAGACACCCTATTCCATTCACCCTGGCAATACCAAGATGTACATGGGTCTGAAGGAGAGAttttggtggaataatatgaagcgaGACATCGCCGAATATATAGCCAAGTGTGATGTGTGTagcagagtgaaggctgaacatcagaagcCAGCAGGATTATTGCAACCACTGAaggttccagaatggaagtgggaccaaatcggtatggactttatcactggaTTACCCCGAACAAAATCTGGTTATGATTCAATTTGGGTTATTGTAGATCGTTTGACCAAGGTAGCTCACTTCATGCCTATGAAGACCACTTACACCAGCGCTAAGTTAGCAGATATCTATATGAAGAGGATAGTATGTCTTCACGGTGTTCCTAATagtattgtgtcagatagaggtacCCAATTTACCTCGCATTTCTGGAAGCAGTTGCATGAGTTCTTAGGAACTAGATTGGAGTTCAGTACAGCATTTCACcctcagacagatggacagactgagagagtgaaTCAGATCCTGGAGGATATGCTGAGAGCTTGTGTTATAGACTATGGAACTAGTTGGGATGACAGTTTACCGTATGCGgagttctcctacaacaatagctaccaagccagcatAGAGATGTCCCCATTTGAAGCCCTGTATGGGAGAAAGTGTACCACGCCCCTGCTGTGGAGTGGAGTAGGAGAAAGGAGTTTCTTTGGGCCAGATATTATCCAAGAAGCCGAAGAAAAGGTTAGACTGATCATGGATAGATTGAAGGTAGCATAG